CTTGTTTTTTCTGTGAAAGCAAAAGAATTACGCGAAATTTGTCTGAGTGATTTATTCCTGGCGATTTCAGCCTATGATATCGGTAACCTCATTGAACCGGAGCAAGCTTGTGAATATTCATCATAAAATTAACTATGTAGAGTTTCCTGCCCGCGATATTCAGAAAACAAAAGATTTTTTTCAGTCGGTTTTTGGTTGGTCGTTTACAGACTACGGTGACGAATATACCGCTTTTTCTGATCAGGGGCTGGATGGCGGATTTTATGCTGCGCCTATGAAATCGGACGCCTCGCAAGGGGCGGCACTCATTGTGTTGTTCAGTGATGATCTGGAGGCGACTGAGCAGCAAGTCATTGCAGCTGGAGGTCAGATTATCCGGCCCATTTTTGATTTTCCCGGCGGACGGCGCTTCCATTTCACCGAGCCCAGCGGGAATGAATTTGCAGTGTGGGCAGAACCCCGATAAATGATACTTCATGAAAAGAAAAGAGCTCCTGCACGGAGCTCTTTGATTCATGGATTGCCAGATTAATTTACAGTTGCAACACGGCTGGTCCGCTGGCCGGAAACCGTTCTGATCTGAACACCGGCCGAAGCTGCGGGTGGGTTCAGGGCATCAAAGGTTTGCCAGCTTGCGCCTTGATCGGCCGAGAACTCAATGGTCAGTCCAGGGAATGTGGTATTTGCTTTGAGCACGCCATTTTCAATCACACCACCGGGCACTGGCAGGTTGAAAGCAATACCGGCCTGTTCCAGTTTCGGCAGAACTTTCTGGCCCAGCAGGTTGGCGAAGTGATTGTAGTCGCTGTTCCGTGCGGCTTCATCGGCCGGAATACCAGCATTGTCGTTGGCTTCCCAACTCGCTGTATGCCAGGCACGCTCAGCCAGACCCAGTACACGCGGGAAGGTCATGCCTTCAAACTGATCTTCCGTACGCACCGTTTCTGCCCACAGAGAGCCCTGAAGACCGAGTACATTTTCAGGCTTCAGCAGTTTTTTCACACCAGCGGAAGCCACAACGTCTTCTTTTGTAATCGGTGCACCGGCGCGGGTGAAATCTGCATTGGCAAAGACATCATCCGGCATATAGCCAAAGGTTTTCCGGGTATCGGTGAACCGCGGTGCCCAGTAGTAGCCGCGCTCGTTTGGATCGGGCTCGTACGGGTGGTCGA
The Photobacterium sp. GJ3 DNA segment above includes these coding regions:
- a CDS encoding VOC family protein encodes the protein MNIHHKINYVEFPARDIQKTKDFFQSVFGWSFTDYGDEYTAFSDQGLDGGFYAAPMKSDASQGAALIVLFSDDLEATEQQVIAAGGQIIRPIFDFPGGRRFHFTEPSGNEFAVWAEPR